The proteins below are encoded in one region of Aequorivita iocasae:
- a CDS encoding permease → MNNFLKQWSEAAYTTAGFFWMALWAFALGYVISSMIQVFVTEKRMQKTMGDTEGKGVLLGTFFGFISSSCSFAALASTKSLFKKGASFVSSIAFLLASTNLVIELGIIISIFLGWQFVVGEYVGGVLLILISWLLIRLINPKKLIKNARKNLKEKDDDEGDESKSWKKKMQSEKGWAKVSKQYGMEWKMVWKDVTVGFTIAGIVAAFVPDSFFQTLFINSGNGNTDFTFFEILEHIIVGPVAAFLTFIGSMGNIPLAALLFGKGVSFAGVMAFIFSDLVVFPILRINAKYYGWKMSLFILFLLFMSLIGASLILHYSFDLLGILPDPSQVKIQDSEYFKIDYTFFLNIAFLLVSGFLIYLGFFKRKDVKQMKEMAPKSQLLENILKYAALSCYVWLAGGLIVKFFIL, encoded by the coding sequence ATGAACAACTTTCTAAAACAATGGTCAGAAGCGGCTTACACTACCGCTGGATTTTTTTGGATGGCGCTGTGGGCATTTGCCCTTGGTTATGTCATTAGTAGTATGATTCAGGTTTTTGTGACCGAAAAACGGATGCAAAAAACAATGGGAGATACCGAAGGTAAAGGTGTTTTACTGGGAACATTTTTTGGTTTTATCAGCAGTTCGTGCAGTTTTGCGGCCTTGGCATCTACCAAATCCCTTTTTAAAAAAGGAGCGAGCTTTGTTTCTTCCATAGCCTTTTTGTTGGCATCTACCAATTTGGTTATTGAGCTTGGAATTATCATTTCAATTTTCCTGGGATGGCAGTTTGTGGTTGGTGAATATGTGGGGGGTGTTTTATTGATACTTATTTCGTGGCTGCTAATACGGCTAATTAATCCAAAAAAGCTTATCAAAAACGCCCGAAAAAACCTAAAGGAGAAGGACGATGACGAAGGCGACGAATCCAAATCATGGAAAAAGAAAATGCAATCTGAAAAAGGTTGGGCAAAAGTTTCCAAGCAGTATGGGATGGAATGGAAAATGGTATGGAAAGATGTAACAGTAGGCTTTACCATTGCTGGAATTGTTGCGGCTTTTGTGCCAGATTCTTTTTTCCAAACCCTGTTTATCAATAGTGGTAATGGAAATACCGACTTTACATTTTTTGAAATCCTAGAGCACATAATCGTTGGCCCTGTTGCTGCATTTTTGACCTTCATTGGCTCCATGGGAAATATTCCTTTGGCAGCACTTTTATTTGGCAAGGGCGTGAGTTTTGCAGGAGTTATGGCTTTTATTTTTAGCGATTTAGTGGTGTTTCCAATCCTTCGTATCAATGCAAAATATTACGGTTGGAAAATGTCCTTATTCATACTGTTCTTATTGTTTATGTCACTTATTGGCGCGTCCTTGATTTTGCATTACTCATTTGATTTGTTGGGTATTTTGCCAGATCCTTCACAAGTAAAAATTCAGGATAGTGAATATTTTAAAATTGATTATACATTTTTTTTAAACATAGCCTTTTTACTGGTTTCAGGGTTTTTAATCTACCTCGGATTTTTTAAGAGGAAGGATGTAAAACAAATGAAAGAAATGGCACCAAAAAGTCAACTTTTGGAAAACATTCTTAAATACGCTGCATTGAGTTGTTATGTCTGGCTTGCTGGCGGATTAATTGTTAAGTTTTTTATTCTCTAA